The Sphingobium sp. BYY-5 genome contains a region encoding:
- a CDS encoding LacI family DNA-binding transcriptional regulator: protein MTARMDNPQLDFGGSEPTIAKVAAAAGVSIRTVSRVLNNSPKVNKDTRERIQAAIDRLHFKPSLRARALAMGRSLLIGMVHHDRNALVLDTVQRGVGREATRRGYEVISHAVPITEEGGIGHVLDFAQRSRVDGLVVLPPVSGIAGLPEALNAERIHAVALSSVPIVGYGAVLLSPEREAAGDVARYLLSLGHRRIAMITGPQAMISACERRLGFIEALQDAGASLLGETEGDYSLAAGIEGARTLLSLPTPPTAIFAANDIMAAGVFKVASERGIAVPSMLSVVGFDGSLLAEMLTPSLTTVARPFGEMAQIATRHLIDLIEGAPPVELAIPPLTLVESQSSAPPPPDAD, encoded by the coding sequence ATGACGGCGCGAATGGACAATCCACAGCTTGATTTTGGCGGGAGCGAACCGACCATCGCCAAGGTCGCGGCGGCGGCAGGCGTGTCCATCCGCACCGTTTCGCGCGTCCTCAACAACAGTCCCAAGGTCAACAAGGACACGCGCGAACGCATCCAGGCCGCAATCGACAGGCTGCATTTCAAGCCCAGCCTGCGGGCGCGGGCGCTTGCCATGGGGCGCTCGCTGCTCATCGGCATGGTGCATCATGATCGCAACGCGCTGGTGCTGGACACCGTCCAACGCGGCGTCGGGCGGGAGGCGACGCGCCGCGGCTATGAAGTCATCAGCCATGCCGTCCCGATAACCGAAGAGGGCGGCATCGGCCATGTGCTGGATTTCGCGCAACGTTCCAGGGTCGACGGCCTGGTCGTCCTGCCCCCTGTGTCTGGCATTGCGGGACTGCCCGAAGCGCTGAATGCGGAACGCATCCATGCCGTGGCGCTCTCTTCCGTGCCGATCGTCGGCTATGGCGCCGTCCTCCTCTCGCCGGAACGGGAAGCCGCGGGCGATGTCGCCCGCTACCTGTTGTCGCTGGGCCATCGCCGGATCGCGATGATAACCGGACCGCAGGCGATGATCTCCGCCTGCGAACGCCGCCTGGGCTTTATCGAGGCGCTACAGGACGCTGGTGCATCGCTGCTGGGCGAAACGGAGGGCGACTACAGCCTGGCGGCGGGCATTGAGGGCGCCCGCACGCTATTGTCCCTGCCCACACCGCCCACCGCGATCTTCGCAGCCAATGACATCATGGCGGCCGGCGTGTTCAAGGTCGCCTCCGAACGGGGCATAGCCGTGCCTTCCATGCTGTCAGTGGTCGGTTTCGACGGGAGCCTGCTGGCCGAGATGCTCACGCCGTCGCTCACCACTGTGGCGCGTCCCTTTGGCGAGATGGCGCAGATCGCCACCCGCCATCTGATCGACCTGATCGAAGGCGCCCCCCCGGTCGAACTGGCCATACCGCCACTCACTCTTGTGGAATCCCAATCCAGCGCCCCGCCGCCTCCTGACGCCGATTGA
- a CDS encoding MFS transporter, translating to MTNNDEDSQPKHHRATQGEKLVIAASSLGTVFEWYDFYLYGLLATYISAQFFSGVNETTAFIFALAAFAAGFAVRPFGAIVFGRIGDLVGRKNTFLVTMGIMGLSTFAVGLLPSYASIGVAAPVILVVMRLLQGLALGGEYGGAATYVAEHAPDGKRGLYTSWIQTTATFGLFAALLVVIGFRFTLGEEAFAAWGWRLPFLISIVLLGVSMWIRLQLNESPVFQKMKEEGTTSKAPLTEAFARWGNLRWVIIALFGAVAGQAVVWYAGQFYALFFLEKTLKVDGATANILIAVALALATPFFVAFGWLSDRIGRKPIILGGCALAAIAYFPLFAALTHAANPALAAAQAAAPVTISVDQQQCSFQFDPVGKNAFDQSSCDIAKAYMAKTGISYSNAEASSGVPAVVAIGNAHFTAPDPAVLDGEEKRTAIANFHQQLKAGLAQAGYPEKADRAQINKLAVIAILWALAMLVTMVYGPIAAMLVELFPSRIRYTSMSLPYHIGNGWFGGFLPTTAFAMVAATGNIYYGLWYPVVIAAATAVIGLFFLPETFRRNIDA from the coding sequence ATGACGAACAACGACGAGGACAGCCAGCCGAAACATCATCGGGCGACACAGGGGGAAAAGCTGGTAATCGCCGCATCCTCGCTGGGGACGGTATTCGAATGGTATGATTTTTATCTCTACGGTCTGCTCGCCACTTATATTTCCGCCCAATTCTTTTCGGGCGTGAACGAGACGACCGCCTTCATCTTCGCCCTCGCCGCCTTTGCCGCAGGCTTTGCCGTCCGCCCCTTCGGCGCGATCGTGTTCGGGCGGATCGGCGATCTGGTGGGCCGCAAGAACACATTCCTGGTCACGATGGGGATCATGGGCCTGTCGACCTTCGCGGTCGGCCTGTTGCCAAGCTATGCCTCGATCGGTGTGGCGGCGCCGGTGATCCTTGTAGTGATGCGGCTGTTGCAGGGCCTGGCGCTGGGCGGCGAATATGGCGGCGCGGCGACCTATGTCGCGGAACATGCGCCCGACGGGAAACGCGGCCTCTATACGAGCTGGATCCAGACCACGGCCACTTTCGGTCTGTTCGCCGCGCTGCTGGTAGTGATCGGCTTCCGCTTCACCCTGGGCGAGGAGGCATTTGCCGCCTGGGGCTGGCGCCTGCCCTTCCTCATTTCGATCGTCCTGCTGGGCGTATCGATGTGGATTCGCCTGCAACTCAATGAAAGCCCTGTCTTCCAGAAGATGAAAGAGGAAGGCACGACGTCGAAGGCGCCACTGACGGAAGCCTTTGCCCGATGGGGCAATTTACGCTGGGTCATCATCGCGCTTTTCGGCGCGGTCGCTGGCCAGGCGGTGGTCTGGTATGCGGGGCAATTCTACGCCCTCTTCTTCCTCGAAAAGACATTGAAGGTCGACGGCGCGACCGCCAATATCCTGATCGCGGTCGCGCTGGCACTCGCCACGCCCTTTTTCGTCGCCTTTGGCTGGCTGAGCGATCGAATCGGGCGCAAGCCGATCATCCTGGGCGGCTGCGCGCTGGCGGCGATCGCCTATTTCCCTCTGTTCGCGGCACTGACCCATGCCGCTAATCCAGCCCTGGCCGCAGCGCAGGCAGCCGCGCCGGTCACGATCAGCGTCGACCAGCAGCAATGCTCCTTCCAGTTCGATCCGGTCGGGAAAAATGCATTCGACCAGTCGAGTTGCGACATCGCCAAGGCCTATATGGCCAAGACAGGCATCAGCTATAGTAATGCAGAGGCATCCTCCGGCGTCCCGGCCGTGGTCGCGATCGGCAATGCCCATTTCACCGCGCCCGATCCCGCTGTCCTGGATGGCGAGGAAAAACGCACGGCCATCGCCAATTTTCACCAGCAGTTGAAGGCAGGCCTCGCCCAGGCCGGCTATCCGGAGAAGGCAGACAGGGCACAGATCAACAAGCTGGCGGTCATCGCAATCCTCTGGGCGCTCGCCATGCTGGTGACGATGGTCTACGGCCCGATCGCGGCGATGCTGGTCGAACTTTTCCCCAGCCGCATCCGCTATACGTCCATGTCGCTGCCCTATCATATCGGTAATGGCTGGTTCGGCGGCTTCCTGCCCACGACCGCCTTCGCCATGGTCGCCGCGACCGGCAATATCTATTACGGCCTCTGGTATCCGGTGGTGATAGCAGCGGCGACGGCGGTCATCGGCCTCTTCTTCCTGCCCGAAACCTTCCGCCGCAACATCGACGCATGA
- a CDS encoding TetR/AcrR family transcriptional regulator, producing the protein MEMATHSGRGRPRAFDPEEALAAALEVFWRRGYEAASLAELTEAMGITKPSLYACFGNKEALFRKALDLYERDKLCYVQSALEAPTSKAVAERLLRGSLAIQTNNTDPKGCLGVISSVGGTAHAECIRDEVIARRASSDRALIERFERARDEGDLPDHIEPQALACYLSAVMQGMAVQASAGVSCDRLETLIETTLSMWPGR; encoded by the coding sequence ATGGAAATGGCGACACATAGCGGCAGAGGCCGTCCCAGGGCGTTTGACCCCGAAGAAGCGCTGGCGGCCGCGCTCGAAGTCTTCTGGCGGCGTGGCTATGAGGCTGCGTCCCTGGCCGAGCTGACGGAGGCGATGGGTATCACCAAACCCAGCCTCTATGCCTGTTTCGGCAACAAGGAAGCGCTGTTCCGCAAGGCGCTCGACCTCTATGAACGGGACAAGCTCTGCTACGTCCAGTCGGCGTTGGAGGCCCCCACGTCCAAGGCTGTGGCCGAACGGCTGCTGCGCGGATCGCTGGCGATCCAGACCAACAACACCGATCCCAAAGGTTGTCTGGGCGTCATCAGTTCGGTGGGTGGCACCGCCCATGCCGAATGCATCCGTGACGAAGTGATCGCACGCCGTGCCTCTTCCGACCGTGCGTTGATCGAACGATTCGAGCGCGCGCGCGACGAAGGCGATCTGCCCGATCATATCGAACCGCAGGCACTGGCCTGCTACCTGTCCGCTGTCATGCAGGGCATGGCGGTGCAGGCCAGCGCGGGTGTGTCGTGCGATCGGTTGGAAACGCTGATCGAAACCACGCTTTCCATGTGGCCGGGCCGTTAA
- the ppk2 gene encoding polyphosphate kinase 2, with protein MTFDEQPGFAMDRIKAEIADSFDEELEMEIDEDRLETMLADMEEHPDREQLERRTYFRELFRLQHELVRLQDWVVHKGLKVVVIFEGRDSAGKGGAIKRITQRLNPRVCRVAALPAPNERERTQWYFQRYTAHLPAAGEIVLFDRSWYNRAGVERVMGFCTEDEVEEFFRSVPEFERMLVRSGIILIKYWFSITDDEQQFRFAMRIHDPLKQWKLSPMDVESRRRWEDYTRAKEAMIDRTHIPEAPWWVVEAVDKKRARLNCIAHLLDYIPYEDVPKTPVILPDRVRNEDYIRHPVPLEMIVPDRF; from the coding sequence ATGACCTTCGACGAACAGCCCGGTTTCGCCATGGACCGCATCAAGGCGGAGATCGCCGACAGTTTCGACGAGGAACTGGAGATGGAGATCGACGAAGATCGGCTGGAGACGATGCTCGCCGACATGGAGGAGCATCCCGATCGGGAGCAATTGGAGCGCCGGACCTATTTCCGCGAACTTTTCCGTCTTCAGCATGAGCTGGTCCGGTTGCAGGACTGGGTGGTGCATAAGGGGTTGAAGGTCGTCGTGATCTTCGAAGGGCGCGATTCGGCGGGGAAGGGCGGCGCGATCAAGCGCATCACCCAGCGTCTGAACCCGCGCGTCTGCCGCGTCGCCGCTTTGCCCGCACCCAATGAACGCGAGCGGACCCAATGGTATTTCCAGCGTTATACCGCGCATCTGCCGGCCGCGGGCGAGATCGTCCTGTTCGACCGTAGCTGGTATAATCGCGCGGGTGTGGAGCGCGTCATGGGGTTCTGCACCGAGGATGAGGTGGAGGAATTTTTCCGATCCGTCCCCGAATTTGAGCGGATGCTGGTCCGGTCCGGCATCATCCTCATCAAATATTGGTTTTCCATCACCGACGACGAGCAGCAGTTCCGCTTCGCCATGCGCATCCACGATCCGCTCAAGCAGTGGAAGCTGTCGCCCATGGACGTGGAGTCGCGCCGCCGCTGGGAGGATTATACGCGCGCCAAGGAAGCGATGATCGATCGCACCCATATCCCGGAGGCGCCCTGGTGGGTAGTGGAGGCGGTCGACAAGAAGCGCGCCCGGCTCAACTGCATCGCGCATCTCCTGGACTATATCCCCTATGAGGACGTGCCCAAGACACCGGTCATATTGCCCGACCGCGTGCGGAATGAGGATTATATTCGCCATCCCGTGCCACTGGAGATGATCGTGCCTGATCGATTCTGA
- a CDS encoding HU family DNA-binding protein gives MNNTDLAEAVAAAHDISKAEARKLVDSVIGAITDAAAKGDEVSLNGFGKFKVKDSPARQGRNPSTGATIEIAASKKLTFTPAKAVKDKLNG, from the coding sequence ATGAACAATACCGATCTTGCCGAAGCGGTTGCCGCGGCCCATGACATCAGCAAGGCCGAGGCTCGCAAGCTGGTCGATAGCGTGATCGGCGCCATCACCGACGCCGCCGCCAAGGGCGACGAAGTGTCGCTGAACGGCTTCGGCAAATTCAAGGTGAAGGACAGCCCGGCCCGCCAGGGTCGTAACCCCTCCACCGGCGCGACGATTGAAATCGCAGCGTCGAAGAAGCTGACCTTCACCCCTGCAAAGGCGGTCAAGGACAAGCTGAACGGCTGA
- a CDS encoding efflux RND transporter periplasmic adaptor subunit, whose protein sequence is MNQLSKITADSEYSDAGTHSKRRWSRRHGGVAAIALIAVLGIGWKLLDQPQAQASAAPLAAVGVSAPLARSVTQWDDYVGRFAPSQTVEIRPRVSGAVTAIHFRDGDYVRQGQLLFTIDQRPFLAALAEARASTASARSALLLAQNDYGRVQRLNGDEAVSASEVDSLRSRLQAAQAALAGAQARERSRALDVEFTQVRAPISGRVSDRRVDIGNLVSGAEGSGASLLTTVNKLDPIYFNFDASEALYLKSQRDKDAGGAVEVRLQDEADYSHKGKLDFTDNGLDPRSGTIRIRAVFDNPGNFLTPGLFGNMRLANGGKANALLVPDEAIQSDQARKTVLVVGKDDNVAVKPVELGPIVDGLRIIRSGLSPQDRVIVSNIQAAMPGAKVAVKSAVIRPTPAPVTPVDSAAPVAAQATFAR, encoded by the coding sequence ATGAACCAATTGTCCAAGATCACCGCCGACTCCGAATATTCGGATGCCGGCACCCACTCGAAGCGGCGATGGTCCCGCCGCCATGGCGGTGTGGCCGCCATCGCCCTCATCGCAGTTCTCGGCATCGGCTGGAAATTGCTCGACCAGCCCCAGGCCCAGGCATCGGCCGCCCCGCTGGCGGCGGTCGGCGTTTCGGCGCCGCTCGCCCGCAGCGTGACGCAATGGGACGATTATGTCGGCCGCTTCGCCCCCAGCCAGACGGTGGAAATCCGTCCGCGCGTGTCGGGCGCAGTGACCGCCATCCATTTCCGCGACGGCGACTATGTCCGTCAGGGGCAATTGCTTTTCACCATCGACCAGCGCCCCTTCCTGGCAGCGTTGGCCGAAGCGCGGGCAAGCACCGCGTCGGCGCGCAGTGCGCTGCTGCTGGCACAGAATGATTATGGCCGTGTCCAGCGGCTGAACGGCGATGAAGCCGTGTCCGCCAGCGAGGTCGATTCGCTCCGGTCCCGCCTTCAGGCAGCGCAGGCGGCATTGGCCGGCGCGCAGGCGCGTGAGCGCAGCCGGGCGCTGGACGTCGAGTTCACCCAGGTTCGCGCGCCGATCTCCGGCCGCGTTTCCGACCGCCGCGTCGACATCGGCAATCTGGTATCGGGTGCGGAGGGCAGCGGCGCGAGCCTGCTGACCACAGTCAACAAGCTCGACCCCATTTATTTCAACTTCGATGCGTCCGAAGCGCTCTACCTCAAGTCGCAGCGTGACAAGGATGCGGGCGGCGCGGTGGAAGTCCGTCTACAGGACGAGGCTGACTATAGTCACAAGGGCAAGCTCGACTTCACCGACAATGGTCTCGACCCGCGTTCGGGCACGATCCGCATCCGCGCGGTGTTCGACAATCCCGGCAATTTCCTGACGCCGGGCCTGTTCGGCAATATGCGGCTGGCGAACGGCGGCAAGGCCAATGCCCTGCTGGTCCCGGACGAAGCGATCCAGTCCGACCAGGCGCGCAAGACCGTGCTGGTGGTCGGCAAGGATGACAATGTCGCGGTGAAGCCGGTCGAGCTTGGCCCGATCGTCGACGGCTTGCGGATCATCCGGTCGGGTCTCAGCCCGCAGGATCGGGTGATCGTGTCCAACATCCAGGCCGCCATGCCCGGCGCCAAGGTGGCGGTGAAGTCGGCTGTGATCCGGCCCACTCCTGCCCCGGTTACGCCGGTCGATAGTGCGGCTCCGGTGGCGGCGCAGGCGACCTTCGCCAGGTAA